The following coding sequences are from one Stigmatopora nigra isolate UIUO_SnigA chromosome 12, RoL_Snig_1.1, whole genome shotgun sequence window:
- the LOC144205015 gene encoding TBC1 domain family member 12-like isoform X2, which produces MAATRERAPAATAPAAPASVSVAAGYLLVDVNENEECRGAEATLAAAGPLKCPVTLKEADDGGGGGAGGMLDLAQRCLRGLNGSSELEEGTTPFPASCPGACGARVTNPETCRCSEPRAAPVANGRSEEETVKTAKTAKTTPKAVNGGCRAVPEVPDESGDGGGSAGRAASSAGASSSSELSEDVSPSDEDGAAPARLARPKTLSTEPNRGVSLSCEATPAELDHSSPGLFEGGRRQSAPEADLRARPNCEETAVVSKRSLFPRRSKESTPQSHNAPGWGPFGADHDDAAAKEEDEAATPSAEQVSPQRPPAASRRKNLEFEPLSTTALILEDRPSNLPAKSEEETQRHKLEYEEMVAGAKRRELKDAQKKKRQMKERHRHEDNISHAMVVWNTHILPHWDTMKSTRRVRDLWWQGVPPSVRGRVWSLAIGNELNITAELYDIFLCRAKEKWRSYSETSSVNNDSENDGGASLADRESSLDLIKLDISRTFPSLFIFQKGGPYHDVLHSVLGAYTCYRPDIGYVQGMSFIAAVLILNMEEADAFVTFANLLNKPCQMAFFRVDHHLMLKYFAVFEVFFQENLPRLFHHFTINKLTPDLYLIDWIFTLYSKSLPLDVACRVWDVFCRDGEEGLFRTGLGILRLFQEVLLQMDFIHMAQFLSRLPEDLPAHALFAAMAATHMISRNRRWAQVFASLAKDQNKEADKSGSPALSS; this is translated from the exons ATGGCGGCGACGAGGGAGCGAGCGCCGGCGGCGACGGCCCCGGCGGCGCCAGCGTCCGTGTCGGTGGCGGCCGGCTACTTGCTCGTCGACGTCAACGAGAACGAGGAATGCCGCGGTGCCGAAGCGACGTTGGCTGCGGCGGGGCCTCTCAAATGTCCCGTGACGCTGAAAGAAgcggacgacggcggcggcggtggcgctgGTGGGATGTTGGATCTAGCGCAGCGGTGCCTTCGCGGCCTGAATGGGAGCTCCGAGTTGGAGGAAGGAACAACCCCTTTCCCCGCTTCTTGTCCGGGAGCGTGCGGAGCTCGAGTGACTAACCCGGAGACGTGTAGGTGCTCGGAACCGCGGGCGGCGCCCGTGGCCAACGGCCGTTCCGAGGAGGAGACGGTGAAGACGGCAAAGACGGCGAAAACCACACCGAAGGCCGTCAACGGAGGCTGCCGCGCCGTCCCCGAGGTCCCGGATGAAAGCGGAGACGGCGGCGGTTCGGCTGGCCGAGCCGCCTCGAGCGCCGgggcctcctcttcctccgaACTGAGCGAGGACGTGTCGCCTTCTGACGAGGACGGCGCCGCGCCGGCTCGGCTCGCCAGGCCCAAGACTCTGAGCACGGAACCGAACCGCGGCGTGTCGCTGAGCTGCGAAGCCACCCCCGCCGAACTGGACCACTCGTCGCCCGGCCTTTTTGAAGGGGGCCGGCGTCAGAGCGCACCCGAAGCGGACCTCCGAGCGCGGCCGAACTGCGAGGAGACGGCTGTCGTCTCCAAGAG GAGCCTGTTTCCTAGGAGATCCAAAGAGTCCACGCCGCAGTCCCACAACGCACCGGGATGGGGTCCGTTTGGAGCGGACCACGATGATGCCGCCGCCAAAGAGGAAGACGAAGCCGCCACCCCTTCTGCAGAACAG gTTTCTCCTCAACGCCCCCCGGCGGCCAGCAGGAGAAAGAACCTGGAGTTCGAGCCTCTTTCCACCACCGCGCTCATCCTGGAGGACCGCCCCTC AAACCTACCCGCCAAATCCGAGGAGGAGACGCAACGACACAAATTAGAGTACGAGGAAATGGTGGCCGGTGCCAAGagaagag AGTTGAAGGACGCACAAAAGAAGAAGCGTCAGATGAAGGAACGCCATCGACACGAGGACAACATCTCGCACGCCATGGTGGTGTGGAACACGCACATCCTGCCGCACTGGGACACCAT GAAGAGCACGCGTCGCGTGAGGGACCTGTGGTGGCAAGGCGTGCCCCCCAGCGTGAGAGGACGCGTGTGGAGCCTGGCCATCGGAAACGAGCTCAACATCACGGCGG AACTCTACGACATCTTCCTGTGCCGCGCCAAAGAGAAATGGAGGAGCTACAGCGAGACCAGCTCGGTCAACAACGACAGCGAAAACG ACGGCGGCGCCTCGCTGGCCGACAGGGAGTCCAGTCTGGACCTGATCAAGCTGGACATCTCCAGGACCTTTCCCTCGCTCTTCATCTTCCAGAAG GGCGGTCCTTACCACGACGTCCTGCACAGCGTGCTGGGAGCTTACACCTGCTACCGACCCGACATCGGATAC GTTCAGGGCATGTCCTTCATCGCCGCCGTCCTCATCCTCAACATGGAGGAAGCGGACGCCTTTGTCACCTTCGCCAACCTGCTCAACAAGCCCTGTCAGATGGCCTTCTTCCGCGTGGACCACCACCTG ATGCTCAAGTATTTTGCCGTATTCGAGGTCTTCTTCCAGGAGAACCTGCCTCGCCTCTTCCACCACTTCACCATCAACAAGCTCACGCCCGACCTCTACTTGATCGactg GATCTTCACGCTGTACAGCAAGTCGCTGCCGCTGGACGTGGCGTGCCGCGTGTGGGACGTGTTCTGCCGCGACGGCGAGGAGGGCCTCTTCCGGACGGGCCTGGGCATCCTGCGCCTCTTCCAGGAGGTGCTGCTGCAGATGGACTTCATCCACATGGCGCAGTTCCTCAGCCGGCTGCCCGAAGACCTGCCGGCGCACGCGCTCTTTGCCGCCATGGCCGCCACGCACATGATCAGCAGGAACCGGCGCTGGGCTCAG GTGTTTGCGTCGCTGGCCAAGGACCAAAACAAAGAGGCGGACAAGAGCGGAAGCCCCGCCCTCTCCAGTTAA
- the LOC144205015 gene encoding TBC1 domain family member 12-like isoform X1 has translation MAATRERAPAATAPAAPASVSVAAGYLLVDVNENEECRGAEATLAAAGPLKCPVTLKEADDGGGGGAGGMLDLAQRCLRGLNGSSELEEGTTPFPASCPGACGARVTNPETCRCSEPRAAPVANGRSEEETVKTAKTAKTTPKAVNGGCRAVPEVPDESGDGGGSAGRAASSAGASSSSELSEDVSPSDEDGAAPARLARPKTLSTEPNRGVSLSCEATPAELDHSSPGLFEGGRRQSAPEADLRARPNCEETAVVSKRFGIVHFFTRSLFPRRSKESTPQSHNAPGWGPFGADHDDAAAKEEDEAATPSAEQVSPQRPPAASRRKNLEFEPLSTTALILEDRPSNLPAKSEEETQRHKLEYEEMVAGAKRRELKDAQKKKRQMKERHRHEDNISHAMVVWNTHILPHWDTMKSTRRVRDLWWQGVPPSVRGRVWSLAIGNELNITAELYDIFLCRAKEKWRSYSETSSVNNDSENDGGASLADRESSLDLIKLDISRTFPSLFIFQKGGPYHDVLHSVLGAYTCYRPDIGYVQGMSFIAAVLILNMEEADAFVTFANLLNKPCQMAFFRVDHHLMLKYFAVFEVFFQENLPRLFHHFTINKLTPDLYLIDWIFTLYSKSLPLDVACRVWDVFCRDGEEGLFRTGLGILRLFQEVLLQMDFIHMAQFLSRLPEDLPAHALFAAMAATHMISRNRRWAQVFASLAKDQNKEADKSGSPALSS, from the exons ATGGCGGCGACGAGGGAGCGAGCGCCGGCGGCGACGGCCCCGGCGGCGCCAGCGTCCGTGTCGGTGGCGGCCGGCTACTTGCTCGTCGACGTCAACGAGAACGAGGAATGCCGCGGTGCCGAAGCGACGTTGGCTGCGGCGGGGCCTCTCAAATGTCCCGTGACGCTGAAAGAAgcggacgacggcggcggcggtggcgctgGTGGGATGTTGGATCTAGCGCAGCGGTGCCTTCGCGGCCTGAATGGGAGCTCCGAGTTGGAGGAAGGAACAACCCCTTTCCCCGCTTCTTGTCCGGGAGCGTGCGGAGCTCGAGTGACTAACCCGGAGACGTGTAGGTGCTCGGAACCGCGGGCGGCGCCCGTGGCCAACGGCCGTTCCGAGGAGGAGACGGTGAAGACGGCAAAGACGGCGAAAACCACACCGAAGGCCGTCAACGGAGGCTGCCGCGCCGTCCCCGAGGTCCCGGATGAAAGCGGAGACGGCGGCGGTTCGGCTGGCCGAGCCGCCTCGAGCGCCGgggcctcctcttcctccgaACTGAGCGAGGACGTGTCGCCTTCTGACGAGGACGGCGCCGCGCCGGCTCGGCTCGCCAGGCCCAAGACTCTGAGCACGGAACCGAACCGCGGCGTGTCGCTGAGCTGCGAAGCCACCCCCGCCGAACTGGACCACTCGTCGCCCGGCCTTTTTGAAGGGGGCCGGCGTCAGAGCGCACCCGAAGCGGACCTCCGAGCGCGGCCGAACTGCGAGGAGACGGCTGTCGTCTCCAAGAGGTTCGGAATAGTTCACTTCTTCACCAG GAGCCTGTTTCCTAGGAGATCCAAAGAGTCCACGCCGCAGTCCCACAACGCACCGGGATGGGGTCCGTTTGGAGCGGACCACGATGATGCCGCCGCCAAAGAGGAAGACGAAGCCGCCACCCCTTCTGCAGAACAG gTTTCTCCTCAACGCCCCCCGGCGGCCAGCAGGAGAAAGAACCTGGAGTTCGAGCCTCTTTCCACCACCGCGCTCATCCTGGAGGACCGCCCCTC AAACCTACCCGCCAAATCCGAGGAGGAGACGCAACGACACAAATTAGAGTACGAGGAAATGGTGGCCGGTGCCAAGagaagag AGTTGAAGGACGCACAAAAGAAGAAGCGTCAGATGAAGGAACGCCATCGACACGAGGACAACATCTCGCACGCCATGGTGGTGTGGAACACGCACATCCTGCCGCACTGGGACACCAT GAAGAGCACGCGTCGCGTGAGGGACCTGTGGTGGCAAGGCGTGCCCCCCAGCGTGAGAGGACGCGTGTGGAGCCTGGCCATCGGAAACGAGCTCAACATCACGGCGG AACTCTACGACATCTTCCTGTGCCGCGCCAAAGAGAAATGGAGGAGCTACAGCGAGACCAGCTCGGTCAACAACGACAGCGAAAACG ACGGCGGCGCCTCGCTGGCCGACAGGGAGTCCAGTCTGGACCTGATCAAGCTGGACATCTCCAGGACCTTTCCCTCGCTCTTCATCTTCCAGAAG GGCGGTCCTTACCACGACGTCCTGCACAGCGTGCTGGGAGCTTACACCTGCTACCGACCCGACATCGGATAC GTTCAGGGCATGTCCTTCATCGCCGCCGTCCTCATCCTCAACATGGAGGAAGCGGACGCCTTTGTCACCTTCGCCAACCTGCTCAACAAGCCCTGTCAGATGGCCTTCTTCCGCGTGGACCACCACCTG ATGCTCAAGTATTTTGCCGTATTCGAGGTCTTCTTCCAGGAGAACCTGCCTCGCCTCTTCCACCACTTCACCATCAACAAGCTCACGCCCGACCTCTACTTGATCGactg GATCTTCACGCTGTACAGCAAGTCGCTGCCGCTGGACGTGGCGTGCCGCGTGTGGGACGTGTTCTGCCGCGACGGCGAGGAGGGCCTCTTCCGGACGGGCCTGGGCATCCTGCGCCTCTTCCAGGAGGTGCTGCTGCAGATGGACTTCATCCACATGGCGCAGTTCCTCAGCCGGCTGCCCGAAGACCTGCCGGCGCACGCGCTCTTTGCCGCCATGGCCGCCACGCACATGATCAGCAGGAACCGGCGCTGGGCTCAG GTGTTTGCGTCGCTGGCCAAGGACCAAAACAAAGAGGCGGACAAGAGCGGAAGCCCCGCCCTCTCCAGTTAA
- the slc22a15 gene encoding solute carrier family 22 member 15 isoform X3, whose product MDVEEAFQIVGEFGAYQKRAVAILALTQVYMACQSMLVVLVGATPDFHVEKHDDGQSSVTFFGDVDSIVTEWLLVKQQAYKVSLAGSLFFAGLLLGSFVFGPLSDTVGRRPVYLSALFLEVLLGYATAASPSFELFAASRLLAGLMNGAIGLVCFILTQEYVGKSYWATAGTLTSVTFAVGIALFAALGFAIRPWRTLAAAANTWGVLCFLLSVTLPESPRWLYCRDRTGQAEEVMRDMALANGRPASELTLRRVGGKSGRNGNGSGVLRLATHPLLRFRTLLLTYIWYVCSLVYYGLTLGAGDMSGNRYLNVAMYGLVELPAYPLCVYFMNKPWAGRRKSLSTFLCLAALACLCTIFIPEDAVSAAVASALLGKLTVSAAFNIIYVYTSELYPTAVRNAGLGVCATSCRIGGILAPFVPSLRRLSNALPFAVFCLSGLSAGALALLLPETLGAPSEELLLENQPLLYEDEQ is encoded by the exons ATGGACGTGGAAGAAGCTTTTCAGATCGTCGGAGAGTTCGGCGCGTACCAGAAGCGAGCCgttgccattttggctctgacGCAG GTGTACATGGCCTGTCAGTCCATGCTGGTGGTTCTGGTGGGAGCCACTCCTGACTTCCACGTGGAGAAGCACGACGACGGCCAGTCCTCTGTCACATTTTTCGGTGACGTGGACTCCATTGTCACCGAG TGGCTCCTGGTCAAGCAGCAGGCCTACAAGGTCAGCTTGGCCGGATCACTCTTCTTCGCCGGCCTCCTGCTGGGGAGCTTCGTATTCGGACCGCTCTCCGACACCGTCGGCAGGAGACCGGTTTACCTGTCGG CTCTGTTTTTGGAGGTGCTGCTGGGCTACGCCACGGCGGCGTCTCCGAGCTTCGAGCTGTTCGCCGCCTCGCGCCTGCTGGCGGGCCTGATGAACGGCGCCATCGGCCTGGTCTGCTTCATCCTGACCCAAGAGTACGTGGGCAAGTCCTACTGGGCCACCGCAG GCACGCTGACCAGCGTGACCTTTGCAGTGGGCATCGCCCTCTTCGCCGCCCTGGGATTCGCCATTCGGCCGTGGAGGAccctggcggcggcggccaacACTTGGGGGGTCCTGTGCTTCCTGCTGTCGGT AACGCTGCCGGAGTCGCCACGCTGGCTCTACTGTCGCGACCGCACCGGGCAGGCGGAGGAG GTGATGCGTGACATGGCGTTGGCCAACGGACGTCCCGCTAGCGAGCTGACGCTGCGGCGGGTGGGCGGAAAGAGCGGCCGGAACGGCAACGGCTCGGGCGTCCTCCGGCTGGCCACCCACCCACTCCTCCGCTTCAGAACGCTCCTGCTCACGTACATTTG GTACGTGTGCAGCCTGGTGTACTACGGGCTGACGCTGGGCGCCGGCGACATGTCGGGAAACCGCTACCTGAACGTGGCCATGTACGGCCTGGTGGAGCTGCCCGCCTATCCGCTCTGCGTCTACTTCATGAACAAACCCTG GGCCGGCCGACGGAAGAGTTTATCCACTTTCCTGTGCTTGGCGGCTCTGGCCTGCCTGTGTACCATCTTCATCCCGGAGGACGCCG TGTCGGCGGCGGTGGCCTCGGCGCTGTTGGGAAAACTGACGGTGAGCGCGGCGTTCAACATCATCTACGTGTACACGTCGGAGCTGTACCCCACGGCGGTCAG GAACGCCGGTCTGGGGGTCTGCGCCACGTCCTGCAGAATCGGGGGGATTCTGGCTCCCTTTGTTCCAAGCCTG CGTCGGCTGTCCAACGCGCTGCCGTTCGCCGTCTTCTGCTTGAGCGGCCTCTCCGCCGGGGCCTTGGCGCTCCTGCTGCCCGAGACGTTGGGCGCCCCGTCGGAAGAGCTCCTCTTGGAGAACCAG CCTCTCCTCTATGAGGACGAGCAGTGA
- the slc22a15 gene encoding solute carrier family 22 member 15 isoform X2: MDVEEAFQIVGEFGAYQKRAVAILALTQVYMACQSMLVVLVGATPDFHVEKHDDGQSSVTFFGDVDSIVTEWLLVKQQAYKVSLAGSLFFAGLLLGSFVFGPLSDTVGRRPVYLSALFLEVLLGYATAASPSFELFAASRLLAGLMNGAIGLVCFILTQEYVGKSYWATAVGIALFAALGFAIRPWRTLAAAANTWGVLCFLLSVTLPESPRWLYCRDRTGQAEEVMRDMALANGRPASELTLRRVGGKSGRNGNGSGVLRLATHPLLRFRTLLLTYIWYVCSLVYYGLTLGAGDMSGNRYLNVAMYGLVELPAYPLCVYFMNKPWAGRRKSLSTFLCLAALACLCTIFIPEDAVSAAVASALLGKLTVSAAFNIIYVYTSELYPTAVRNAGLGVCATSCRIGGILAPFVPSLRRLSNALPFAVFCLSGLSAGALALLLPETLGAPSEELLLENQVRINHKAAPIVILASHLTLL; the protein is encoded by the exons ATGGACGTGGAAGAAGCTTTTCAGATCGTCGGAGAGTTCGGCGCGTACCAGAAGCGAGCCgttgccattttggctctgacGCAG GTGTACATGGCCTGTCAGTCCATGCTGGTGGTTCTGGTGGGAGCCACTCCTGACTTCCACGTGGAGAAGCACGACGACGGCCAGTCCTCTGTCACATTTTTCGGTGACGTGGACTCCATTGTCACCGAG TGGCTCCTGGTCAAGCAGCAGGCCTACAAGGTCAGCTTGGCCGGATCACTCTTCTTCGCCGGCCTCCTGCTGGGGAGCTTCGTATTCGGACCGCTCTCCGACACCGTCGGCAGGAGACCGGTTTACCTGTCGG CTCTGTTTTTGGAGGTGCTGCTGGGCTACGCCACGGCGGCGTCTCCGAGCTTCGAGCTGTTCGCCGCCTCGCGCCTGCTGGCGGGCCTGATGAACGGCGCCATCGGCCTGGTCTGCTTCATCCTGACCCAAGAGTACGTGGGCAAGTCCTACTGGGCCACCGCAG TGGGCATCGCCCTCTTCGCCGCCCTGGGATTCGCCATTCGGCCGTGGAGGAccctggcggcggcggccaacACTTGGGGGGTCCTGTGCTTCCTGCTGTCGGT AACGCTGCCGGAGTCGCCACGCTGGCTCTACTGTCGCGACCGCACCGGGCAGGCGGAGGAG GTGATGCGTGACATGGCGTTGGCCAACGGACGTCCCGCTAGCGAGCTGACGCTGCGGCGGGTGGGCGGAAAGAGCGGCCGGAACGGCAACGGCTCGGGCGTCCTCCGGCTGGCCACCCACCCACTCCTCCGCTTCAGAACGCTCCTGCTCACGTACATTTG GTACGTGTGCAGCCTGGTGTACTACGGGCTGACGCTGGGCGCCGGCGACATGTCGGGAAACCGCTACCTGAACGTGGCCATGTACGGCCTGGTGGAGCTGCCCGCCTATCCGCTCTGCGTCTACTTCATGAACAAACCCTG GGCCGGCCGACGGAAGAGTTTATCCACTTTCCTGTGCTTGGCGGCTCTGGCCTGCCTGTGTACCATCTTCATCCCGGAGGACGCCG TGTCGGCGGCGGTGGCCTCGGCGCTGTTGGGAAAACTGACGGTGAGCGCGGCGTTCAACATCATCTACGTGTACACGTCGGAGCTGTACCCCACGGCGGTCAG GAACGCCGGTCTGGGGGTCTGCGCCACGTCCTGCAGAATCGGGGGGATTCTGGCTCCCTTTGTTCCAAGCCTG CGTCGGCTGTCCAACGCGCTGCCGTTCGCCGTCTTCTGCTTGAGCGGCCTCTCCGCCGGGGCCTTGGCGCTCCTGCTGCCCGAGACGTTGGGCGCCCCGTCGGAAGAGCTCCTCTTGGAGAACCAGGTGAGGATTAACCACAAAGCAGCACCCATTGTCATTTTAGCGTCTCATCTGACGCTTTTGTAG
- the slc22a15 gene encoding solute carrier family 22 member 15 isoform X1 encodes MDVEEAFQIVGEFGAYQKRAVAILALTQVYMACQSMLVVLVGATPDFHVEKHDDGQSSVTFFGDVDSIVTEWLLVKQQAYKVSLAGSLFFAGLLLGSFVFGPLSDTVGRRPVYLSALFLEVLLGYATAASPSFELFAASRLLAGLMNGAIGLVCFILTQEYVGKSYWATAGTLTSVTFAVGIALFAALGFAIRPWRTLAAAANTWGVLCFLLSVTLPESPRWLYCRDRTGQAEEVMRDMALANGRPASELTLRRVGGKSGRNGNGSGVLRLATHPLLRFRTLLLTYIWYVCSLVYYGLTLGAGDMSGNRYLNVAMYGLVELPAYPLCVYFMNKPWAGRRKSLSTFLCLAALACLCTIFIPEDAVSAAVASALLGKLTVSAAFNIIYVYTSELYPTAVRNAGLGVCATSCRIGGILAPFVPSLRRLSNALPFAVFCLSGLSAGALALLLPETLGAPSEELLLENQVRINHKAAPIVILASHLTLL; translated from the exons ATGGACGTGGAAGAAGCTTTTCAGATCGTCGGAGAGTTCGGCGCGTACCAGAAGCGAGCCgttgccattttggctctgacGCAG GTGTACATGGCCTGTCAGTCCATGCTGGTGGTTCTGGTGGGAGCCACTCCTGACTTCCACGTGGAGAAGCACGACGACGGCCAGTCCTCTGTCACATTTTTCGGTGACGTGGACTCCATTGTCACCGAG TGGCTCCTGGTCAAGCAGCAGGCCTACAAGGTCAGCTTGGCCGGATCACTCTTCTTCGCCGGCCTCCTGCTGGGGAGCTTCGTATTCGGACCGCTCTCCGACACCGTCGGCAGGAGACCGGTTTACCTGTCGG CTCTGTTTTTGGAGGTGCTGCTGGGCTACGCCACGGCGGCGTCTCCGAGCTTCGAGCTGTTCGCCGCCTCGCGCCTGCTGGCGGGCCTGATGAACGGCGCCATCGGCCTGGTCTGCTTCATCCTGACCCAAGAGTACGTGGGCAAGTCCTACTGGGCCACCGCAG GCACGCTGACCAGCGTGACCTTTGCAGTGGGCATCGCCCTCTTCGCCGCCCTGGGATTCGCCATTCGGCCGTGGAGGAccctggcggcggcggccaacACTTGGGGGGTCCTGTGCTTCCTGCTGTCGGT AACGCTGCCGGAGTCGCCACGCTGGCTCTACTGTCGCGACCGCACCGGGCAGGCGGAGGAG GTGATGCGTGACATGGCGTTGGCCAACGGACGTCCCGCTAGCGAGCTGACGCTGCGGCGGGTGGGCGGAAAGAGCGGCCGGAACGGCAACGGCTCGGGCGTCCTCCGGCTGGCCACCCACCCACTCCTCCGCTTCAGAACGCTCCTGCTCACGTACATTTG GTACGTGTGCAGCCTGGTGTACTACGGGCTGACGCTGGGCGCCGGCGACATGTCGGGAAACCGCTACCTGAACGTGGCCATGTACGGCCTGGTGGAGCTGCCCGCCTATCCGCTCTGCGTCTACTTCATGAACAAACCCTG GGCCGGCCGACGGAAGAGTTTATCCACTTTCCTGTGCTTGGCGGCTCTGGCCTGCCTGTGTACCATCTTCATCCCGGAGGACGCCG TGTCGGCGGCGGTGGCCTCGGCGCTGTTGGGAAAACTGACGGTGAGCGCGGCGTTCAACATCATCTACGTGTACACGTCGGAGCTGTACCCCACGGCGGTCAG GAACGCCGGTCTGGGGGTCTGCGCCACGTCCTGCAGAATCGGGGGGATTCTGGCTCCCTTTGTTCCAAGCCTG CGTCGGCTGTCCAACGCGCTGCCGTTCGCCGTCTTCTGCTTGAGCGGCCTCTCCGCCGGGGCCTTGGCGCTCCTGCTGCCCGAGACGTTGGGCGCCCCGTCGGAAGAGCTCCTCTTGGAGAACCAGGTGAGGATTAACCACAAAGCAGCACCCATTGTCATTTTAGCGTCTCATCTGACGCTTTTGTAG
- the LOC144205020 gene encoding SLAM family member 5-like codes for MKPGVFFTLILLLVPVAVGKDVHFAPGEALKLQPNISAGDIKSLEWSHNNNLFADWQGGRFHYYGTESVKARSSLDENAGVLRIADAGATDTGIYKLSINNVEQSEPFVAILVRRLKTPKVHLSPTKCSSLSKTCMLHCSVDQTGAEPVQYLWRDEPVKETRAGTNVLNISRADNRVVSFVCVVKNPLGSVESEPHVNPFYEDNSWSAGAVAGLVIGLLVLGVFLLMLCHYFKTVRQFFQRFCCSSVDKSEGESEMMNDPRSGNPAVT; via the coding sequence ATGAAACCAGGGGTGTTTTTCACCCTGATTTTGTTGCTCGTGCCCGTCGCCGTCGGGAAAGACGTCCACTTCGCCCCGGGGGAGGCCTTGAAACTTCAACCCAACATATCAGCCGGCGACATCAAAAGCCTGGAGTGGTCGCACAACAATAACCTTTTCGCCGATTGGCAGGGTGGTCGCTTCCACTATTATGGCACCGAAAGCGTGAAAGCACGAAGCAGCCTGGACGAGAACGCCGGGGTGCTACGGATCGCGGACGCAGGCGCCACCGACACGGGCATCTACAAGCTGTCCATCAACAACGTGGAGCAGAGCGAACCGTTTGTGGCCATCCTCGTCCGCCGTCTGAAGACGCCCAAAGTGCACCTGAGCCCGACCAAGTGCTCGTCCCTTTCCAAGACCTGCATGTTGCACTGCTCGGTCGACCAAACCGGCGCGGAACCAGTCCAATACTTATGGAGAGACGAACCCGTCAAGGAAACTCGCGCGGGGACAAATGTCCTAAACATCAGCCGGGCGGACAATCGGGTGGTCAGCTTCGTGTGCGTGGTCAAGAACCCGTTGGGCTCGGTCGAGAGCGAGCCCCACGTCAACCCCTTCTATGAGGACAATAGCTGGAGCGCGGGCGCCGTCGCGGGCCTGGTGATTGGACTGCTGGTCCTAGGGGTCTTTTTGCTGATGCTTTGTCACTACTTCAAGACTGTGCGCCAATTCTTCCAGCGGTTCTGTTGCAGCTCGGTAGACAAATCGGAGGGGGAAAGCGAAATGATGAACGATCCGCGTTCCGGCAACCCTGCGGTGACGTAA